A window of the Parvularcula bermudensis HTCC2503 genome harbors these coding sequences:
- a CDS encoding homoserine kinase yields MAVFTHLTAEAVRDFLYAYDLSPFARHEGIAAGVENTNYHVFTEDDRYILTLFERRTPTADLPYFLAVMDHLSAHGISVPRPLHARDGRSLREVGGRPAALFTFLEGRDLKAPDAENARAAGTALAALHRAAAGFEQTRPNGMGPRAWQALYDKIRPGLDRYGESVPNEIGEATRRLSEAWSAPSSLPTGTIHADYFPDNVFFSRGKVSGIIDFYFACTDYLAYDLAIAALSWMPEDDDAPAHARAMIDGYSTVRPLTEEEHAALPLFFEAAALRFFLTRAHDDIFRTEGSVVTIKDPHVYLRRLRAARNATIGWEDESL; encoded by the coding sequence ATGGCGGTTTTCACCCATTTGACGGCGGAGGCCGTCCGCGATTTTCTCTACGCGTACGACCTTAGCCCTTTCGCGCGACATGAGGGCATCGCGGCGGGGGTTGAAAACACCAATTACCACGTCTTCACCGAGGATGACCGCTATATTCTCACCCTCTTTGAACGACGAACCCCGACCGCCGACCTTCCCTATTTTCTCGCCGTGATGGATCACCTCTCCGCCCACGGCATATCCGTTCCTCGGCCCCTCCATGCGCGTGACGGCCGCTCCCTGCGCGAAGTTGGCGGCCGCCCCGCCGCCCTGTTCACCTTTCTTGAAGGTCGTGACCTGAAGGCCCCTGATGCGGAGAACGCGCGGGCGGCGGGCACGGCCCTGGCGGCGCTGCATCGGGCGGCGGCGGGGTTCGAGCAGACCCGTCCGAACGGCATGGGACCGCGCGCTTGGCAAGCGCTATACGACAAAATTCGTCCTGGCCTGGATCGATACGGTGAAAGCGTCCCCAACGAGATTGGCGAGGCCACACGCCGTCTGAGCGAGGCCTGGTCTGCGCCCTCATCCCTGCCGACGGGCACGATCCATGCGGATTATTTCCCCGACAATGTCTTTTTCTCTCGCGGAAAAGTGTCTGGTATCATCGATTTTTATTTTGCGTGCACTGATTACCTTGCCTATGACCTGGCCATCGCCGCCCTCTCCTGGATGCCTGAAGACGACGATGCCCCAGCCCATGCAAGGGCGATGATCGATGGGTATTCAACCGTGCGGCCTCTCACCGAGGAAGAGCACGCCGCGTTGCCTTTATTTTTCGAGGCCGCGGCCTTGCGATTCTTCCTGACCCGGGCCCATGACGATATTTTTCGGACCGAAGGGTCGGTGGTGACCATTAAGGATCCGCATGTCTATTTGCGGCGCCTAAGAGCCGCCCGCAACGCAACGATTGGCTGGGAAGACGAAAGTCTATGA
- the rnhA gene encoding ribonuclease HI has product MIEIYTDGACSGNPGPGGWGVLIEWGEDTSRLNGGEPNTTNNRMELTAAIKALESVDPKTPFTLYTDSQYVKNGVETWIHGWKRNGWRTANKKPVKNQDLWQTLDRLAQERAVTWKWVKGHAGHPGNEEADRLAREGMPR; this is encoded by the coding sequence ATGATCGAGATTTATACGGATGGAGCGTGCTCAGGCAATCCAGGACCTGGCGGCTGGGGGGTCCTGATTGAGTGGGGAGAGGATACATCTCGCCTCAATGGGGGTGAGCCCAATACGACGAACAATCGGATGGAATTGACCGCAGCGATCAAGGCGCTCGAAAGCGTCGATCCCAAGACGCCTTTCACCCTCTATACGGACAGTCAGTACGTCAAGAACGGCGTCGAAACCTGGATCCATGGCTGGAAACGCAACGGGTGGCGGACGGCAAACAAAAAGCCGGTGAAAAATCAGGATCTCTGGCAAACATTGGATCGCCTCGCGCAGGAGCGCGCCGTCACCTGGAAATGGGTCAAGGGGCATGCGGGGCATCCTGGAAACGAAGAAGCCGACCGCCTCGCCCGGGAAGGGATGCCGCGTTAA
- a CDS encoding DUF3313 family protein, protein MMRIVTLAACLMIAVSACATSPSVPSGPYGQAAQSRFDDFTETAGATDFTQYNAVFLAPITVSDEIAERYDIRRPALSGSPRPLSPALVEAKIAELREDLEAALVQVTSLADAPGADILTLEVELIALDANRPTQADFAVSPGLSLQSLYSGEAGAIVTFSTDDTVLAVARDIDRPGLDLTEPGAGIWSTADRFFRRLADKTAALLYSPAPAGA, encoded by the coding sequence ATGATGCGTATTGTGACCTTGGCCGCATGCCTGATGATCGCCGTCAGCGCCTGTGCGACCAGTCCGTCTGTTCCCTCCGGTCCCTACGGACAGGCGGCCCAATCACGGTTTGACGATTTCACCGAGACGGCCGGTGCCACGGACTTTACCCAGTATAACGCGGTCTTTCTGGCGCCGATCACCGTCAGTGACGAGATTGCTGAACGGTATGACATCCGACGCCCGGCCTTAAGCGGCAGCCCCCGCCCCCTGTCGCCGGCGCTAGTGGAGGCCAAGATCGCCGAATTGCGCGAAGACCTCGAAGCCGCCCTCGTGCAGGTCACCTCCCTCGCCGACGCGCCGGGGGCGGATATCCTCACCCTTGAGGTCGAATTGATCGCTCTTGACGCGAACCGACCGACCCAAGCCGATTTTGCCGTCTCCCCCGGTCTCAGCCTGCAGAGCCTGTATTCCGGTGAAGCCGGTGCGATTGTGACCTTCAGCACAGATGACACCGTCCTGGCCGTGGCCCGCGATATCGACCGACCGGGCCTTGACCTCACTGAGCCGGGGGCCGGCATATGGTCCACCGCTGACCGGTTCTTCCGGCGTCTCGCCGACAAAACGGCGGCACTGCTCTACAGCCCCGCCCCTGCTGGCGCCTAA
- the ispH gene encoding 4-hydroxy-3-methylbut-2-enyl diphosphate reductase has product MPERMPITLRLAAPRGFCAGVDRAILMVERAIDRYGAPVYVRHEIVHNETVVRRLRALGAVFVDELSEVPDDAPVLFSAHGVPKTVPAEAERRQLLYLDATCPLVSKVHIESDRHHRNGCHVLLIGHEGHPEVIGTMGQLPDGAMTLIETEEDAHRFAAEGRPVAYVTQTTLSVDDTARIVEILKARFPDIQTPIKDDICYATTNRQEAVKILAADADALFVVGSETSSNSKRLVEVGKAAGCPYGVLIEDETRIDWPAVEALSPRIIALTAGASAPETVVQNVVDAFRERMSVEVEEIETTRENVTFKLPKALL; this is encoded by the coding sequence ATGCCGGAGCGAATGCCGATTACCCTACGACTTGCAGCGCCGCGCGGCTTCTGCGCCGGGGTGGATCGCGCGATCCTGATGGTCGAACGGGCGATCGACCGCTATGGCGCGCCGGTCTATGTGCGCCATGAAATCGTCCATAACGAAACCGTCGTGCGGCGCCTACGCGCCCTTGGCGCCGTGTTTGTGGACGAGTTGAGCGAGGTACCGGATGACGCCCCTGTGCTGTTTTCGGCCCATGGCGTCCCCAAGACCGTCCCCGCGGAGGCCGAGCGGCGTCAGCTCCTCTATCTCGATGCGACCTGTCCCCTTGTGTCCAAAGTGCATATCGAAAGTGATCGGCATCACCGAAATGGCTGCCATGTCCTGCTGATCGGGCATGAGGGCCACCCCGAAGTCATCGGCACGATGGGGCAATTGCCGGACGGCGCCATGACGTTGATCGAAACGGAGGAAGACGCCCACCGGTTCGCGGCGGAGGGCCGCCCCGTCGCCTATGTCACGCAAACGACCCTCTCGGTCGATGATACCGCCCGGATCGTTGAGATCCTGAAGGCGCGGTTTCCCGACATCCAAACGCCGATCAAGGACGACATCTGTTACGCCACCACCAACCGCCAGGAGGCGGTGAAGATCCTCGCGGCGGACGCCGACGCCCTCTTCGTGGTGGGCTCCGAGACCTCCTCCAATTCCAAACGTCTGGTCGAGGTCGGCAAGGCGGCCGGCTGCCCCTATGGCGTCCTGATCGAGGACGAAACCCGGATCGACTGGCCGGCGGTCGAGGCCCTCTCCCCACGGATCATCGCGCTGACCGCCGGGGCCTCGGCGCCTGAGACGGTCGTGCAAAATGTCGTCGACGCCTTCCGAGAACGCATGAGCGTTGAGGTGGAAGAGATCGAGACCACCCGCGAAAACGTAACGTTCAAGCTTCCCAAAGCCCTCCTTTAG
- a CDS encoding mechanosensitive ion channel family protein → MQTWSAEIWQRLLEGLTQEHVYIQIGLVLAAWLIGWVIAALVMRRVKVPQTVQAPLNLGNIAGSLEKLRELIPPFLITFSLAIAERISEELGTGLGLLHIALGISVVILIRSFVHRFIANAFILALVNYVAVPAAILQVLGVLDDVVAFLESVAIQLGNIKLTAYAIVRTVIFGSILFYIGRISNSTGKRVIRSRQELDARTRELATKLFEILLFVVISLLLLQIIGINLTTLAVFGGAIGVGLGFGLQSIASNFISGIIILLDKSITIGDFIELEDGRSGTLKDLSMRSAMLETYDGKVIMVPNETFISSSFVNWTHHDTKQRYDIRFSVAYDTDIEAMIDIVREVVQSHPQVISGENASKAEQPDAEIESFGDNGIDILVEFWMEGVDDGPNRVGADLNLMIWTALKQNGIVIPFPQREVRMLGDAQKN, encoded by the coding sequence ATGCAGACATGGAGCGCCGAGATCTGGCAGCGTCTCCTTGAGGGCCTGACCCAAGAGCACGTCTATATTCAAATCGGTCTTGTCCTCGCGGCCTGGCTTATCGGCTGGGTCATCGCCGCCCTGGTCATGCGTCGGGTCAAAGTACCGCAAACGGTCCAGGCCCCCCTCAACCTTGGAAATATCGCCGGTTCCCTCGAAAAGCTGCGGGAGCTGATCCCGCCCTTTCTGATCACTTTCAGCCTCGCCATTGCCGAGCGGATAAGTGAGGAATTGGGAACGGGGCTGGGGCTCCTTCATATCGCCCTTGGGATCAGCGTTGTCATCCTGATCCGGAGTTTCGTTCACCGGTTCATCGCCAATGCGTTCATCCTTGCCCTGGTAAACTATGTCGCGGTGCCGGCAGCCATCCTTCAGGTCTTAGGCGTCCTCGACGATGTCGTGGCGTTCTTGGAAAGCGTCGCCATCCAGTTGGGCAATATCAAACTGACGGCCTATGCCATCGTCCGTACAGTCATCTTCGGATCGATCCTATTCTATATCGGCAGGATCTCGAATTCGACCGGCAAGCGCGTCATTCGCTCGCGGCAGGAGCTTGACGCGCGGACACGGGAACTCGCCACGAAACTGTTCGAGATCCTGCTCTTCGTGGTCATCTCCCTTCTCCTTCTCCAAATTATCGGCATCAATCTCACGACACTGGCGGTATTCGGCGGGGCGATCGGCGTGGGACTGGGCTTTGGTCTGCAATCGATCGCCTCGAACTTCATTTCAGGGATCATCATCCTTCTCGACAAGTCCATAACGATCGGTGACTTCATCGAGCTGGAGGACGGGCGATCCGGCACGCTGAAAGATCTCAGTATGCGGTCGGCTATGCTGGAGACCTATGATGGGAAAGTCATCATGGTGCCGAATGAGACTTTCATCTCCTCAAGCTTTGTCAATTGGACCCATCACGACACCAAGCAGCGATACGATATCCGCTTCTCCGTCGCCTACGACACCGATATTGAGGCGATGATCGATATTGTTCGAGAAGTGGTGCAGAGCCATCCTCAGGTCATCTCCGGCGAAAACGCATCGAAGGCGGAGCAACCGGATGCGGAGATCGAGTCGTTCGGCGATAATGGGATCGATATCCTCGTGGAATTCTGGATGGAGGGCGTCGATGACGGCCCGAACCGTGTCGGCGCCGATTTGAACCTGATGATCTGGACAGCCCTTAAGCAAAACGGGATCGTCATTCCCTTCCCGCAGCGGGAGGTCAGGATGTTGGGCGACGCCCAGAAAAACTGA
- the queE gene encoding 7-carboxy-7-deazaguanine synthase: MSYAIKECYYTLQGEGAQAGRAAVFLRFAGCNLWSGREIDREEAICRFCDTDFVGTDGPGGGRFVAEELAAHVASFWPGGGSPYVVATGGEPLLQLDSPLIDALHDEGFEIGVETNGTIAAPAGLDWICVSPKSTAELVQTEGDELKLVFPQSDAPPDQFSGLAFDHFFLQPMDGPYQSIAIATTVDYCRANPLWRLSLQTHKLIGIP, encoded by the coding sequence ATGAGCTACGCGATCAAAGAGTGCTATTACACCCTTCAGGGGGAGGGGGCGCAGGCGGGGCGCGCCGCGGTTTTTCTCCGGTTTGCCGGCTGCAATTTATGGTCGGGGCGGGAAATTGACCGCGAGGAGGCCATCTGCCGTTTTTGCGACACCGATTTTGTCGGCACTGATGGGCCGGGGGGCGGCCGTTTCGTTGCCGAAGAGCTTGCGGCCCATGTCGCTTCCTTCTGGCCCGGTGGCGGCAGCCCTTATGTCGTGGCCACCGGGGGCGAGCCTCTCTTGCAGCTTGATTCTCCCCTGATTGACGCGCTGCACGATGAGGGCTTTGAGATTGGGGTCGAGACCAATGGGACGATCGCCGCTCCCGCCGGGCTCGACTGGATTTGCGTCAGTCCCAAGAGCACGGCGGAACTGGTTCAGACGGAAGGGGACGAGCTGAAACTTGTCTTTCCGCAATCCGATGCCCCTCCCGACCAGTTTAGCGGTCTCGCCTTCGACCATTTTTTCCTGCAGCCGATGGATGGGCCCTATCAGTCGATCGCGATCGCCACGACGGTCGATTATTGCCGCGCCAATCCCCTCTGGCGCCTGTCGCTTCAGACCCATAAGTTGATCGGGATTCCGTAG